The Fervidicoccus fontis Kam940 DNA window TGTCGGCTGGTAGATTATATACGGACACTCGGTTTCTTGAAATTTGAATCCAAGTAAATAGGCATAAAATGCTGCCTCATACTCGTATATCTTTCTCAAGGGCTTTACTCTCTGCACTAGCTTGTCGCTCAACTTAGGGGAAAGTGGGTGCTGTCTCAGTAGCCTTTCCGGATCTCCTCTAAGTATGTTCATAAAAACGGTTTGAACCTCATCATCCAGATTGTGGGCTGTGAGTGTCCTGTCTGCTCCGAGCTCTCTGGCATAGACATTAATTATCCTTCTCCTCAAGCTGCCGCAGTAAGTGCAGGGAGAGAGCTCAATCCCCATTTCACGAGATTTTTCTACTATTTCTCCAAGGGAATAGCCCACAAATTCCTTTATGCTGGTTATTACTGTATCTATGCCCCTCTCTTTAGTATATTTCTTTATCCTTTCTATGTACTCCTGCCTATTATATCCGGGAATTCCCTCTACAATTGATAGTGCTATAATTTTGCTTGAAGGGTGAAAATGCGATACTGCATCTAGAAGAACAAAGCTGTCTTTTCCTCCGCTAATTGCGAGGAGGAGATTGTCTCTTTCTGAGAACATCCTCTTATCTTTTACTTCGTTTGCAATCCTTTTCCTAACATCCTCTATAAAGCACTCTCTGCAGAGATACTTGTTCGTGAAGGCTTGATAGAAAACTGCCTCTCTTCCGCACAAACTGCACTTCACAATCTCACGCACTTGCATCAGTATTATTGAAATGAGAAATTAAATACATTTTGTTTAAAAAAAGAGATAATTTTTAGAAAAAGTTTATATTAAAATATGAAAAAGATCAATTGAATTTTAACAAAGGTGACTATTTTGCTTTTAACGAAAGAAGATGCTTTAATAATCGGCGATTGGGACGCTGATGGAGCAGTCTCCGCTGCAATACTTTCGTATATGCAGAACAGCAGAGCGTACCCTTCAAATAAAAAGCTTGTCGTATATGTAAGACCTAGCGGTCCCAGAGAATTGAGAAAAGTTATGAACGATTATTCTGGGTGCCCCGAGTTTATTGCGTTTCTAGACATACCATATATCCAGGAAAATTTTGGGATTTTTGAAGACATAAAAAAGAGCTGTCCTAACACGCAAGTCATTTATGTAGATCACCACTTCTCCACAATAGACAATGTCGAGGTGCTTAGAAAATTTATTGACAAGTTTAGACTGGGGAAGGATAAGCCTACGTCCATGCATTTATTGGATATTGCTCACGAAATTAAGCTCCAGCTTCCTCAAAGGCTTGAGCTTTTTGCGAAGGCTCTTTGGTATATAGAGCTAGGGAGGAAGCCATCTGATGAAATAAAGGAGACCGTTAGAGTTGTGGCTACGATCTCGAGGGCTCTAAAGCTGAACAGGGAGGAGAAGTTTTGGGAGAAAATGGTTAGGTGGCTATCCAACCCACTCCCGATACCTTTGGGAAAAAGCGATTTGGAAATACTGAATAAAGTTGAAGAGGAAATAAAAAAGAGAGATGAGGAGCTTGAAAAGGCAGTGGAAGACCTTGCAATAAGCGCGAGGAGGGTCGGATGCTTCAGGTTTGTTGACGCGAGAAAGAAGTGGAAGAGGAGAGGCGTCTCCAGTCTTGCGACGAGGTTAGCGAGGAAGTTCAAGGCACCTGTCGCTCTTTTAGCTAAAGTAAAGGATGGAGAGATTTTGGTGATAAGGACTAAAAATGCAACTGCTAAAAAAATCGCGGACGAGCTCTATGCTATTGGCATGGCTGTTAATACTGGAGGCCATAGAAATATAAGCATTGTAAGGCTGAAGAGCGGTTATGATTTGAAAAAAATAGAAGATGTATTAGTAAAGTACTGTAGGTACATATGAAAAATCACATCACGTGGCTTTTGAAGACCTTGTCATGATATATAATTATTCCCTTATCAGTTATATCGAAAGGATGTCTTCTCATATCATGCGCAGTGCCCCTCATCTTCCAAACAATTATAGACCTTAAAAGCTGCCCATCATATTCGTCAAGATCTAGCCTTATTATCCCATCAGCAGCATGCTCAACGCCAGGACCTCCGAAGCCTCTTTCTGTTACGCTTACTTGGGAAATTAAAAAGCTTGTTGTTCCCAATCCAGAAAGTATCCTTTTTAGTTGCATTACTGTATTTCTGGCAATTGCAGGCTTAGTCATGTATAAAGTGGAGACGGAATCTATAACTACTCTCTGAGCATTTGTCTCTTTAATAGCCATTCTAATTACATCTATGAGCTCTCCGACATCATCAACGCTTTTTACAACATACTTCTCTCTTTTCGCAGCTTCACCTATGCCCGAAGTAAATGCATCTACAATAGCGAACTTTCCCTCCTCTTCAAATTTTTTCACATCCCAGCCGAACGTAGCCATAGCTCTCCTCACTTGAACGGGATGCTCCTCTAAAGACACATATACTGAAGCCTCTCCCCTCACAAGTCCATTGTACAGAAAGTGCTGCGAAAGTATTGTCTTTCCTGTTCCCGGCCCTCCGGTGATTATGACAACGTTTCTTTTAGGAATCCCCCCATTCAGTAGCTCATCAAGCCCGGGGATCCATGTTTTTACCCTTTCAATAGTAAAAGACACTTTTTATCACTCATAATGATTTTATAATATATTATGCAGGCGTGTAATAAATTATTTACTGAATATTTTTATCTGAAACTTTTTCTGAAACTTTTCTGTGGTTTATTTGACGCGAATGCCTGAAAGATACGTCTCCTCTATCTTTACATCTCTGATCTCTCTCTCATCGAGCTCAAACGGATTTCTATTTACAACGATGAAGTCGGCGTATTTTCCTTCTTCTAGGCTTCCCAAACTACTCTCTTCAAACAGGAGATATGCAGAGCCCTCTGTATAGAAATAGAGAGACTCCTCTAAGTTTATCCTTTCATCTTTCGTGAATTCATATATTGGCAAATTTTCGTATTTTCCCCTTGTAATGGAGCTATAAACCGTTTCCCATGGGTTCAGCGATTCTACTGGAGAGTCTGTGGAAAATCCCAGTTTAATTCCTTTCTTAATCATCGACTTGAATGGGTAAGCCAACCTGATCCTTTCCTCTCCAACTCTATTTTTGATCCACCAGTCAGATATTACAAAGCGCGGCTGAAGTGATATAGCTATTCCAAGTTCAGCAATCTTTTCTAATTGGTCAGGCCTCAGGATTGATGCGTGCTCTATCCTATGCCTTTTCTCCTTTAAATTTCCAAGCTTTTCGTAAGCGCTAATTATCATATCTATTGCCCTATCTCCAATTCCATGAACAGCAATCTGTAGCCCCAGCTCGTCCGCAGCTTTAACAATTTCCATTAGAACTTGTTCATCAATATTTGAATGACCGCTATTTTCTGGGTCATCAGAGTATGGGCTTGAAAGCCATGCGGTTCTTGCGCCAAGGCTTCCGTCTGCTATTATTTTAATTCCCATGAGCTTCAACATATCATCCCCTACCCCTCTTTTTAATCCCAAACTCTTAAAGAAGTCGAATAATTCCATAGCTTCTTGATAATTCAAATAAGCCCTTACCCTAACCTTCATCCTGCCCTCATCTTTTATCTTCATAAGAGCTTTGAAAGCCTTTAAGCTACAGCTCACGAACCCCACAGTAGTTACTCCTTGGGAAGATGTGTAATTCATCGCATCTTCCAAAAACTTTGAGTAATCGTCAATGGTGAGGGATTCCGAAAACTTTCTCCTTGCAACTTCAAACGACTCCTCTTTCACCACTCCAGTTGGAATTCCATTCTCATCCTTCATAACACCAGGAAGATCGCTGTTTATAAGACCAGTGAGTTCCATAGCTTTAGTATTTAGAACTGCAGCATGCATGCAGATCCTTGTAAGCATTACTGGCTTCTCCTTTACAACTTCATCCAGGTCGTGCCTAGTTGGCCATCTCTCCATTTTTTCTTGATCCCATCCGTGCCCGAGGATCCAGGAATTTCTTGCTTTTCGAACGTATTCCCTAAGCATAGACTTCATTTCTTCTACGCTCTTCACTTCTCTCAGATCAAGCATATTTAAAAACATTCCGAGTTCATCCAAGTGCATATGCGAGTCAATAAATCCAGGAAGGACCACTCTTCCATTAAGGTCTAATATTTTTCCATTGAGCTTTCTGACCACATCTCTCACAATGCCTTCCTTACCCACATATACAACCCTACCCTCGCTTACGATCATTGCCTCTTCTATCCTCAAAGGGTTAAAAGACGCATATATCTTCGCATTAACGAAACCCGTTACCATAAAGCTCCCCATCACTTGAATATAATTATAATCACTCACTTTAAAGGATGTGGGTTCTTAAAAGCGAAGAAGGAGGTCAAATAGGATTTTGCAAAAATTTAAAAAGCAATAAATTTTGCGCTTTTAGAAATTAAAGAATTGCAGTTATTTATAGCTAATTCAAAAAATGCGGCGGCCGGGATTTGAACCCGGGATCACCGGCTTGGAAGGCCGACGTCCTAGTCCAGGCTAGACGACCGCCGCTCTTGTTCCTCAACTAGTGATGTTTAATGAAAAAATCCTTATAATTTTTTTGCTTTTTCAAAAAAGGAGTATAGGGGATTGTTAAAAAATTATTGAGCCGTATATCCCCCATCTACTACAACTTCTGAACCAGTCATGAAAGATGACTCATCGCTCAGCAAAAATACGATAACTGAGGCGATCTCCTCCGGCCTTCCAAGCCTTCCAAGAGGATGCAGCTTCTTTAGGGCCTCATATACCGCATCTCTATTTCCTGTACCCTCCGCATAACCCCTCACCATTGGAGTATCAATAAATCCAGGATGGACAGAATTCACTCTTATGTTATATTTCGCATAGAATAGAGCATCGACCTTAGTCATGATCCTTACGGCTCCTTTTGAAGCATGATATGGAGGTACATCCGGAGCTCCTACTATTCCATAAATAGAAGACAGGTTTACTATGCTACCTCTGTTGTTTTTAATCATGTATGGAACTGCGTGCTTTGTGCAGAGGAACACTCCATTGAGGTTAACATTTATGACCTTATTCCACTCTTCAAGCGTTATCTCATGAGTGGGCTTGCTCACTCCCGCTATTCCAGCGTTGTTAACCAACCCGTAGACATCTCCCAGATCTTTTGAGATCTGCTCAAATGTTCTCTTTACCTCATCTTCGTTCGTCACATCAAGCCTGTAGAATTTTACGTTTTGATTCCCAGTTGTCCTCTTAATCTCCTCTGCAGCCTTTTTCCCTTCATCTTCAAGAACATCGCACACTGCTACCTTTGCCCCTTCCTTCGCTGCGAGCATTGCTGTAGCATATCCAATGCCTCTTGCAGCACCTGTTATTACCACTACTCTATCTTTTAATCTTTCACACAATTTTTACACCATTTTATATTATAATCTTCTATACTATTTAAAAGTGAGTATATATTTTATATAATTTTATATTTTATAATTTTTTCATAAAATTAATTTGTTACTGTGAAAAAGAATTCAAAGATCGGAGAACCAGTAAAAAAAGCGCTTTTTCAGCTTATTTTTAGAAGATTTTTTAATTTGAATTTCCAATTGCCCGGACGCTTCGATAATCGATTTAGCGATTGATCGATCAGTAAATTTATCGGTGCACTTTATAAAACACCTCTGCAGTTTTAATATGGAGAAATACTTTGAATCAATTTTTTGGAAAAGTTATGGAAATACTTTGGAAGATGTTCCACTTCAAAAGAAAGGAGTTTAGCTATTTAAAAGGAAGATTTTCCTCTATATAAATGCTTTTAAGTTTTACTTCTTTTCCTTCAATTGATATATATGTATGAAAGTTTTGTATGATTTGTGGGAACACCATAAGCTTTGAGAAAACGGAAAATTTTCGCCGATTAGCTATGTATTTTACCCAATTTTTTGTGAAAGGATAGCTAACAAAATCCCCTTAATTTTTAGTGTAATTTAATACTGAAAAATCGGATAGCTTCATTAGATATAAACTTTTTCTGTAAGATTTTTGGCACTCTGTACAGCATTTCTTCATTTACCTTTTAGTGAATTTAAATAGCTATTTTGCCATTTTCGAGGTTAGAGAACATTCATTTTTAATACCAGTTGTCCTCCATCTTAAAAAGGAGAAATGAGCTTAACAGTTAATTGTGAGCATGATTGAAATGCTCGGACATCTTTTTTCTTGGTCTCCGCACGGCGCATTGGAAATGAGGTTAAATCAACCGCCGGTGTTTTTAATCTCCAGTTAAACACACCGAATTTTAAGCTTGGTTGTCTTGACATAATGCTCGGATGTTTTCATGGAGACCCTCATCGGAAATCTTCGTTAGAGAAAATTTCTTTTACATCGGCACATCTGGTGGAAGCCTTATGAATATAAACGCTTTCTCTATATCACTCAGAAAGGCATCTTATTTCTTCAACATTATTGCTTTCAATCTTCTTTCCAACAACAGCAAATAGGAAGCCTCTGTATGCTCTAAACAGTTATATTCCGCACTCAAAAATACAAATCCTAAAAGAAGAAAAGAATTAAGATGGATCTTACGGAATTCCTAGACATGCTAAGACAAATGGAGATATGGAGAGAAGAACTACCCATATAAAGGACAGTAATACTAACAAACTCAGAACGATTAGTAGCAAAACCAAAAAAAGTAACACGGACAAGATGGCTCAAATTGTTAATCGTATAAGTATATAGACTGCAATTCTTCGATCAACACTACTTCTGCGAACTACCAAAATCCTAAAAACGATCAAACTCAAAAAACGGTACCGAAATACGCAAGGAACCAAAACCTTCCTCTCTAACAACCTAATAAAAATTTTCAAATCCAACACGATACCAATCATCAAACCCTCTTCATCTCATGCTCACGAAGCCTAAAAATAAAATACCAATGACCAACTATCCTTCTGCGCTTGAAGCAATACTTATTGGAAAGCCTTACCACGTTAAAGCTCTTTTTATAATGGGTGGCAATCCGGTATTAACAATCGCTATTTACAGATGGCTAAGGAACTAGATTTTATAGTTTTTTGATGCAAGTCGATAAAAACCCTTTCAACTCTAATCCTATATCTGTAATTTTCCAAATTTGCTAGAATTTTTATGATGAATAGTTTTAGAAAAGTTTTTTACTTTCGGCACGAAAGTAACTTTCGGTGTGAAAATGTTATTTGATCCGAGGCCAAAAGTAAATAAAAAAGATCTTTACGATTTCGAAAAAGAATTTGAATTTCTCAAGAAAAATATAGGAGAACCACTTTTAGTAGTATCGGGCTTAAGAAGAACGGGAAAAACATCTCTCATTCTTTCCACTCTCAATGATTCCGACATTCCTTATGTTTTCTTTGATATGAGAAGCATGCCGAATTCAAGAAGAGACCTATATCATCTCTTATCCGAAGGGCT harbors:
- a CDS encoding TIGR00269 family protein, with the protein product MKCSLCGREAVFYQAFTNKYLCRECFIEDVRKRIANEVKDKRMFSERDNLLLAISGGKDSFVLLDAVSHFHPSSKIIALSIVEGIPGYNRQEYIERIKKYTKERGIDTVITSIKEFVGYSLGEIVEKSREMGIELSPCTYCGSLRRRIINVYARELGADRTLTAHNLDDEVQTVFMNILRGDPERLLRQHPLSPKLSDKLVQRVKPLRKIYEYEAAFYAYLLGFKFQETECPYIIYQPTLRARIRHWLYMLEREAPGVELRILEFFDNLLLDRTNKLKELNSLPTCRICGEPTSIGRDVCKLCEMLEKAGIEPKYNYPKHMGKWRAKGEG
- a CDS encoding KaiC domain-containing protein, with protein sequence MSFTIERVKTWIPGLDELLNGGIPKRNVVIITGGPGTGKTILSQHFLYNGLVRGEASVYVSLEEHPVQVRRAMATFGWDVKKFEEEGKFAIVDAFTSGIGEAAKREKYVVKSVDDVGELIDVIRMAIKETNAQRVVIDSVSTLYMTKPAIARNTVMQLKRILSGLGTTSFLISQVSVTERGFGGPGVEHAADGIIRLDLDEYDGQLLRSIIVWKMRGTAHDMRRHPFDITDKGIIIYHDKVFKSHVM
- a CDS encoding amidohydrolase, whose product is MVTGFVNAKIYASFNPLRIEEAMIVSEGRVVYVGKEGIVRDVVRKLNGKILDLNGRVVLPGFIDSHMHLDELGMFLNMLDLREVKSVEEMKSMLREYVRKARNSWILGHGWDQEKMERWPTRHDLDEVVKEKPVMLTRICMHAAVLNTKAMELTGLINSDLPGVMKDENGIPTGVVKEESFEVARRKFSESLTIDDYSKFLEDAMNYTSSQGVTTVGFVSCSLKAFKALMKIKDEGRMKVRVRAYLNYQEAMELFDFFKSLGLKRGVGDDMLKLMGIKIIADGSLGARTAWLSSPYSDDPENSGHSNIDEQVLMEIVKAADELGLQIAVHGIGDRAIDMIISAYEKLGNLKEKRHRIEHASILRPDQLEKIAELGIAISLQPRFVISDWWIKNRVGEERIRLAYPFKSMIKKGIKLGFSTDSPVESLNPWETVYSSITRGKYENLPIYEFTKDERINLEESLYFYTEGSAYLLFEESSLGSLEEGKYADFIVVNRNPFELDEREIRDVKIEETYLSGIRVK
- a CDS encoding SDR family NAD(P)-dependent oxidoreductase; protein product: MCERLKDRVVVITGAARGIGYATAMLAAKEGAKVAVCDVLEDEGKKAAEEIKRTTGNQNVKFYRLDVTNEDEVKRTFEQISKDLGDVYGLVNNAGIAGVSKPTHEITLEEWNKVINVNLNGVFLCTKHAVPYMIKNNRGSIVNLSSIYGIVGAPDVPPYHASKGAVRIMTKVDALFYAKYNIRVNSVHPGFIDTPMVRGYAEGTGNRDAVYEALKKLHPLGRLGRPEEIASVIVFLLSDESSFMTGSEVVVDGGYTAQ